A single window of Streptomyces aquilus DNA harbors:
- a CDS encoding aromatase/cyclase: MPSQPRTSQHEIKIAAPAEEVYRLLAQAENWPQLFPPNIHVDRLEGGEREERIRIWATAGDTVKNWTSHRTLDPAGLRITFRQEVSAPPVAAMGGTWQIEDLPSGEALVRLGHDFRAVEEADLAWVDEVVDRNSRAELESLKALAESKTATDELTCSFEDTVHIKGAASDVYDFIYEAHLWTERLPHVVTVRLDQPEPGLQTLEMDTLSKDGSTHTTKSYRVGLAPDRIVYKQITLPALITLHTGRWTFTPAGDGVDASSQHTFTVNTAAIERVLGTEATVQDAIEYVRTALSTNSRATLTIAKAYAEGLAGTAGSGGEGRS, encoded by the coding sequence ATGCCGTCCCAACCGCGCACGTCCCAGCACGAGATCAAGATCGCGGCGCCCGCCGAGGAGGTCTACCGTCTGCTGGCCCAGGCGGAGAACTGGCCCCAGCTGTTCCCGCCGAACATCCACGTCGACCGGCTGGAGGGCGGTGAGCGCGAGGAGCGCATCCGCATCTGGGCGACCGCCGGCGACACCGTCAAGAACTGGACCTCGCACCGCACCCTGGACCCCGCGGGGCTGCGCATCACCTTCCGGCAGGAGGTGAGCGCACCCCCCGTCGCGGCCATGGGCGGCACCTGGCAGATCGAGGACCTGCCCTCCGGCGAGGCCCTGGTCCGCCTCGGCCACGACTTCCGGGCCGTGGAAGAGGCCGACCTGGCCTGGGTCGACGAGGTCGTGGACCGCAACTCCCGCGCCGAACTGGAGTCTTTGAAGGCGCTCGCCGAGTCGAAGACCGCCACCGATGAACTGACCTGCTCGTTCGAGGACACGGTCCACATCAAGGGGGCCGCGAGCGACGTCTACGACTTCATCTACGAAGCCCACCTGTGGACCGAGCGCCTGCCGCACGTCGTCACGGTCCGCCTCGACCAGCCGGAACCCGGGCTCCAGACCCTGGAGATGGACACGCTGTCCAAGGACGGCTCCACGCACACCACGAAGTCGTACCGCGTGGGACTGGCCCCCGACCGCATCGTCTACAAGCAGATCACCCTGCCCGCACTGATCACCCTGCACACCGGCCGCTGGACCTTCACCCCGGCCGGCGACGGGGTCGACGCGTCCTCGCAGCACACCTTCACCGTCAACACGGCGGCGATCGAGCGGGTGCTGGGGACGGAGGCGACCGTGCAGGACGCGATCGAGTACGTCCGCACGGCCCTGAGCACCAACAGCAGGGCGACACTGACCATCGCGAAGGCGTACGCGGAAGGCCTGGCCGGAACGGCAGGTTCCGGCGGGGAAGGCCGTTCATGA
- a CDS encoding alpha/beta hydrolase, producing the protein MTTAPPAPPPPAPVVDRRLITLDADGIPLSARLTLPTHVPPRATVVALHGAGMSAAYFDGPAHPETSLLALAAELGFAAVAVDRPGYGASAGQLPHGQGVADQATTLAAALRGLSAYGATGAGIFLVAHSFGSKPALRMAADGKVPGLLGLDVSGCGDEYLVPPTEPGTRAGSWKLNWGPLRLYPPGTFQAGLAVVAPPPERELADAARWPEEFAALAGRVRVPVRFTFAEHEAWWRRDASALARLRNRLDAAPRVRIDHQPDAGHNISLGWAARSYHLRALGFAEECLRRRPGGEGRRP; encoded by the coding sequence ATGACCACGGCGCCCCCCGCCCCGCCGCCCCCGGCGCCGGTGGTCGACCGGCGGCTCATCACCCTGGACGCGGACGGCATCCCGCTGTCCGCCCGGCTCACCCTGCCCACGCACGTCCCGCCCAGGGCGACGGTGGTCGCCCTGCACGGGGCCGGGATGAGCGCGGCGTACTTCGACGGCCCGGCCCACCCGGAGACCTCGCTGCTGGCCCTCGCGGCGGAACTCGGCTTCGCCGCGGTCGCCGTCGACCGCCCGGGTTACGGCGCCTCGGCCGGCCAACTTCCGCACGGCCAGGGGGTGGCGGACCAGGCCACCACCCTCGCCGCAGCACTGCGCGGCCTGTCGGCGTACGGCGCGACCGGCGCCGGGATCTTCCTGGTGGCCCACTCATTCGGCAGCAAACCGGCGTTGCGGATGGCGGCGGACGGCAAGGTGCCGGGGCTGCTCGGGCTCGACGTCTCCGGCTGCGGTGACGAGTACCTGGTCCCGCCCACCGAGCCGGGCACCCGTGCCGGGAGCTGGAAGCTCAACTGGGGTCCCCTGCGGCTGTATCCGCCGGGGACGTTCCAGGCCGGTCTCGCGGTCGTCGCCCCGCCGCCGGAGCGCGAGCTGGCGGACGCCGCCCGGTGGCCCGAGGAGTTCGCCGCGCTGGCCGGACGGGTCCGCGTCCCCGTCCGGTTCACGTTCGCCGAGCACGAGGCCTGGTGGCGCCGGGACGCATCGGCCCTCGCCCGGCTGCGGAACCGGCTCGACGCGGCCCCCCGGGTCCGCATCGACCACCAGCCCGACGCCGGCCACAACATCAGCCTGGGGTGGGCGGCACGGTCGTATCACCTGCGGGCGCTGGGCTTCGCCGAGGAGTGCCTGCGCCGGCGGCCGGGCGGAGAGGGACGGCGACCATGA
- a CDS encoding LysR family transcriptional regulator has translation MAMTTDVHLRDLRYFLTVAEELHFTRAAERLYVSQPALSKQVRALERQLGVELFRRDRHGVALTAPGEALLPYARRVVDDWAAGAAALDAVRAEGRSTLTVGMSTSPGRGGLLPAIRSRFTAAHPEATVRLRQVSWEDPTAGLADGDVDVAFVWLPLPDAERYAWTVVAEEARLVALPESHALAARAEIDFADLADEPFLALPESAGPLRDHWLALDSRAGRPPRIGAEIAGTEETYEALVAGLGVCLVAAGNAPLITLGGVVTRPVRGVSPSRYALAWRREQPPGALVRGYAEACREVAGRLRQTRG, from the coding sequence ATGGCCATGACGACCGACGTTCATCTGCGGGACCTGCGCTACTTCCTCACGGTGGCCGAGGAACTGCACTTCACCCGTGCCGCCGAGCGGCTGTACGTGTCCCAGCCCGCGTTGAGCAAACAAGTACGGGCGCTGGAGCGGCAGTTGGGCGTCGAACTGTTCCGGCGCGACCGGCACGGCGTGGCGCTCACCGCGCCGGGCGAGGCGCTGCTGCCGTACGCCCGGCGGGTGGTGGACGACTGGGCGGCGGGGGCGGCGGCGCTGGACGCGGTCCGGGCGGAGGGGCGCAGCACCCTCACCGTGGGGATGAGCACCAGCCCCGGGCGCGGCGGGCTGCTGCCGGCGATCCGCTCCCGCTTCACCGCCGCCCATCCGGAGGCGACGGTGCGGCTGCGCCAGGTGAGCTGGGAGGACCCGACCGCGGGGCTGGCCGACGGGGACGTCGACGTGGCCTTCGTCTGGCTGCCGCTGCCGGACGCCGAGCGCTACGCGTGGACCGTGGTCGCCGAGGAGGCGCGGCTGGTCGCGCTGCCGGAGAGCCATGCGCTGGCGGCCCGCGCGGAGATCGACTTCGCCGACCTCGCCGACGAGCCGTTCCTCGCCCTGCCCGAGAGCGCCGGTCCGCTGCGCGACCACTGGCTGGCCCTGGACTCCCGCGCCGGCCGCCCGCCCCGCATCGGCGCGGAGATCGCCGGCACGGAGGAGACGTACGAGGCCTTGGTCGCGGGCCTGGGCGTCTGCCTGGTCGCCGCGGGCAACGCCCCGCTGATCACGCTGGGCGGGGTGGTGACCCGACCGGTGCGCGGGGTGTCGCCGAGCCGGTACGCGCTGGCGTGGCGACGGGAGCAGCCTCCGGGGGCGCTGGTACGGGGGTATGCGGAGGCGTGCCGGGAGGTGGCGGGGCGACTGCGGCAGACGCGCGGCTGA
- a CDS encoding response regulator transcription factor, translating to MPVRNLADTWRILVVEGSRADRATLTEALERHGHHVDAVDSGAEALAWFETADLVLLDLDLPDLDGLEVCREIRVAGDIPVITVTSRASELDCVLALQAGADDYVIKPYGIRELMARLDAVMRRARRAPHTAPDADGGAVLEHGPLRIDSDSREVEMSGRPVPVTRKEFDLLALLASAPGQVISRESIMRKVWGESWSRRTVDTHVSSLRSKLGGPEWIVTVRGVGFKLRSMR from the coding sequence GTGCCCGTCCGGAACCTCGCGGACACCTGGCGGATCCTGGTCGTCGAAGGCAGCAGGGCCGACCGTGCGACCCTCACCGAGGCACTCGAGCGACACGGCCATCATGTCGACGCCGTCGACTCCGGCGCCGAGGCACTGGCCTGGTTCGAGACCGCCGACCTCGTCCTGCTCGACCTCGACCTGCCCGATCTGGACGGCCTCGAGGTCTGCCGCGAGATCCGGGTGGCCGGCGACATCCCCGTCATCACCGTCACCTCGCGCGCCTCCGAACTCGACTGTGTGCTGGCGTTGCAGGCCGGCGCCGACGACTACGTCATCAAGCCCTACGGCATCCGCGAGCTCATGGCCCGCTTGGACGCCGTGATGCGCCGCGCGCGCCGCGCCCCGCACACCGCCCCGGACGCCGACGGCGGGGCGGTGCTGGAACACGGCCCTCTGCGGATCGACAGCGACTCGCGCGAGGTCGAGATGAGCGGCCGGCCGGTGCCGGTCACCCGCAAGGAGTTCGATCTGCTCGCCTTGCTGGCCAGCGCCCCGGGGCAGGTGATCTCGCGGGAGTCCATCATGCGCAAGGTGTGGGGCGAGTCCTGGTCGCGCCGCACGGTCGACACCCATGTCAGCAGTCTGCGCAGCAAACTCGGCGGACCGGAATGGATCGTCACCGTCCGCGGGGTCGGTTTCAAACTCCGCAGCATGCGCTGA
- a CDS encoding nuclear transport factor 2 family protein, translating to MTDIEDFFRLQALVARFARAVDLRDHEALSALLVPDVAMELLPDIRIEGRAALAGMLRDDRVWATTMHTVANVLPELHGDRATVHANITAVHVSPGGPGKHFDLGARYTFTAVREEESWLLSRIGIEPVWTTGDDHGMHDH from the coding sequence ATGACAGATATCGAGGACTTCTTTCGACTCCAGGCTCTGGTGGCCCGTTTCGCGCGTGCGGTCGATCTCCGCGACCACGAGGCGCTGTCCGCGCTGCTCGTCCCGGACGTGGCCATGGAGCTGCTGCCGGACATCCGGATCGAGGGCCGTGCGGCGCTGGCCGGCATGCTCCGGGACGACCGGGTCTGGGCCACCACCATGCACACCGTGGCGAACGTGCTCCCCGAACTCCACGGCGACCGCGCGACCGTGCACGCGAACATCACCGCCGTGCATGTGAGCCCGGGCGGCCCGGGCAAGCACTTCGACCTGGGCGCCCGCTACACCTTCACCGCCGTGCGTGAGGAAGAGAGTTGGCTGTTGTCCCGGATCGGGATCGAGCCCGTGTGGACGACGGGCGACGACCACGGCATGCACGACCACTGA
- a CDS encoding beta-ketoacyl-[acyl-carrier-protein] synthase family protein, translating to MSGRRVVVTGMEVLAPGGVGTDAFWSLLSEGRTATRGITFFDPGQFRSRVAAEIDFDPYAHGLTPHEVRRMDRAAQFAVVAARGAVADSGLDTEALDPYRIGVTIGSAVGATMSLDEDYRAVSDGGRLDLVDHAYADPFFYNHFVPSSFAAEVARAVGAQGPSSVVSAGCTSGLDSVGYAVDLIREGAADVMVAGATDAPISPITMACFDAIKATTPRHDDPEHASRPFDGTRNGFVLGEGAAVFVLEELESARRRGARVHAEIAGYATRSNAYHMTGLRPDGAEMSQAITVALDEARMNPTAVDYINAHGSGTKQNDRHETAAFKRSLGDHAYRTPVSSIKSMVGHSLGAIGSIEIAASVLAIRHNVVPPTANLHTPDPECDLDYVPLTARDQLVDTVLTVGSGFGGFQSAMVLARPERTAA from the coding sequence ATGAGCGGGCGTCGCGTGGTCGTCACCGGGATGGAGGTGCTGGCGCCCGGCGGGGTGGGCACCGACGCCTTCTGGTCCCTGCTCAGCGAGGGCCGCACCGCCACCCGCGGCATCACCTTCTTCGACCCGGGCCAGTTCCGTTCACGGGTGGCCGCCGAGATCGACTTCGACCCGTACGCCCACGGTCTCACCCCGCACGAGGTGCGGCGCATGGACCGGGCCGCGCAGTTCGCGGTGGTCGCCGCGCGCGGTGCCGTCGCCGACAGCGGGCTCGACACCGAGGCGCTGGACCCGTACCGGATCGGCGTCACCATCGGCAGCGCGGTCGGCGCCACCATGAGCCTCGACGAGGACTACCGCGCCGTCAGCGACGGCGGCCGGCTCGACCTGGTCGACCACGCCTACGCCGACCCGTTCTTCTACAACCACTTCGTGCCGAGTTCCTTCGCCGCCGAGGTCGCCCGCGCCGTGGGGGCGCAGGGGCCGAGCAGCGTGGTGTCGGCCGGGTGCACCTCCGGGCTCGACTCGGTCGGGTACGCCGTCGACCTCATCCGGGAGGGCGCCGCGGACGTCATGGTCGCCGGCGCCACCGACGCGCCGATCTCGCCGATCACGATGGCCTGCTTCGACGCGATCAAGGCGACCACGCCACGCCACGACGACCCCGAGCACGCCTCCCGCCCCTTCGACGGCACCCGCAACGGGTTCGTCCTTGGCGAGGGCGCCGCGGTGTTCGTCCTGGAGGAGCTGGAGAGCGCGCGACGCCGCGGCGCCCGTGTCCACGCGGAGATCGCCGGATACGCCACCCGCAGCAACGCGTACCACATGACGGGCCTGCGCCCCGACGGCGCCGAGATGTCCCAGGCGATCACCGTCGCGCTGGACGAGGCCCGCATGAACCCCACGGCCGTCGACTACATCAACGCGCACGGCTCCGGCACCAAGCAGAACGACCGGCACGAGACCGCCGCCTTCAAGCGCAGCCTCGGCGACCACGCGTACCGAACCCCCGTCAGCTCCATCAAGTCGATGGTCGGACACTCGCTGGGCGCGATCGGCTCCATCGAGATCGCCGCGTCCGTCCTCGCGATCCGCCACAACGTCGTACCGCCGACCGCGAACCTGCACACGCCCGACCCCGAGTGCGACCTCGACTACGTGCCCCTGACCGCCCGCGACCAGCTCGTCGACACGGTCCTCACCGTGGGCAGCGGCTTCGGTGGGTTCCAGAGCGCGATGGTGCTGGCCCGACCCGAAAGGACGGCGGCATGA
- the fabG gene encoding 3-oxoacyl-ACP reductase FabG, protein MTDTTQQERRVALVTGATSGIGLAVARLLAEQGHRVFIGSRTEDKVLTTVKRLQEEGLEVDGAVLDVRSVDSVRGYVRAAVDRFGTVDVLVNNAGISGGGVTADLTDELWDDIVDTNLNSVFRLTREVLTTGGMRDKSRGRVINIASTAGKQGVVLGAPYSASKHGVVGFTKALGNELAPTGITVNAVCPGYVETPMAERVRQNYARLSGASEAAILEKFQAKIPLGRYSTPEEVAGLVGYLASDLAASITSQALNVCGGLGNF, encoded by the coding sequence ATGACCGACACGACACAGCAGGAGCGGCGCGTCGCCCTCGTGACCGGCGCGACCAGCGGGATCGGCCTGGCCGTGGCCCGGCTGCTGGCCGAACAGGGACACCGGGTCTTCATCGGCTCACGCACCGAGGACAAGGTGCTCACCACGGTCAAGCGACTCCAGGAGGAGGGCCTGGAGGTGGACGGCGCCGTCCTCGACGTCCGCTCGGTGGACTCCGTACGCGGCTACGTCCGCGCGGCCGTCGACCGGTTCGGGACGGTCGACGTGCTCGTCAACAACGCGGGCATCAGCGGCGGCGGGGTGACCGCCGACCTCACCGACGAGCTGTGGGACGACATCGTCGACACCAACCTCAACAGCGTCTTCCGGCTGACCCGCGAGGTCCTCACCACCGGCGGCATGCGGGACAAGAGCCGCGGCCGCGTCATCAACATCGCCTCCACCGCGGGCAAGCAGGGCGTGGTCCTCGGGGCGCCGTACTCCGCCTCCAAGCACGGTGTCGTCGGCTTCACCAAGGCGCTCGGCAACGAACTCGCCCCCACCGGCATCACCGTCAACGCCGTCTGCCCCGGCTATGTGGAGACGCCGATGGCCGAGCGCGTACGGCAGAACTACGCGCGGCTGTCCGGCGCGTCCGAGGCCGCCATCCTGGAGAAGTTCCAGGCCAAGATCCCCCTCGGCCGCTACTCGACGCCCGAGGAAGTGGCCGGTCTGGTCGGCTATCTGGCCTCCGACCTGGCGGCCTCCATCACCTCACAGGCCCTGAACGTCTGCGGCGGCCTCGGCAACTTCTGA
- a CDS encoding acyl carrier protein — protein MSQPTFTFDDLKRILLEGSGAPEGGGLDGDAQDVLDTEFSDIGYDSLALLETASRIEREYGIDLDESVIGDATTPRAFIGAVADHLVAPAA, from the coding sequence ATGTCCCAGCCCACGTTCACCTTCGACGACCTCAAGCGCATCCTCCTCGAAGGCTCCGGCGCCCCCGAGGGCGGCGGCCTCGACGGAGACGCCCAGGACGTCCTCGACACCGAGTTCAGCGACATCGGCTACGACTCGCTCGCTCTGCTGGAGACCGCCAGCCGCATCGAGCGGGAGTACGGCATCGACCTCGACGAGTCCGTCATCGGCGACGCCACCACACCGCGCGCCTTCATCGGCGCCGTCGCTGACCACCTCGTCGCACCGGCCGCCTGA
- a CDS encoding TcmI family type II polyketide cyclase, which produces MHSTMIVARLDESDLDTVAKLFADFDTGTELPHTMGTRRRQLFACEGLYFHIQDFESADGGRLIEQAKLDPRFVQIQQDLLPYITVFDPQTWRSPSDAMATRFYSWQAAV; this is translated from the coding sequence ATGCACAGCACCATGATCGTGGCCCGGCTCGACGAGTCCGACCTCGACACCGTCGCGAAGCTGTTCGCCGACTTCGACACCGGCACCGAACTGCCGCACACCATGGGCACCCGGCGCCGCCAGCTCTTCGCCTGCGAGGGCCTGTACTTCCACATCCAGGACTTCGAGTCCGCCGACGGCGGCCGACTGATCGAACAGGCCAAGCTGGACCCGCGGTTCGTACAGATCCAGCAGGACCTTCTGCCGTACATCACCGTCTTCGACCCGCAGACCTGGCGTTCCCCCTCCGACGCCATGGCCACGCGCTTCTACAGCTGGCAGGCCGCCGTATGA
- a CDS encoding 4'-phosphopantetheinyl transferase family protein, protein MTAAADLPGPPDAPRFGGVTAPRPRSSLVLAYDLHTPGAEAAARAVLPRLSADDRERVARLRRPGDRTRAVLARWLALRGAARLLGTPWTGLRLARDPRGRPYVVGRPRLSLSLAHSGRYAVAAVVHGGRVGVDVEEVSRVAALPDSAYLTPAEISALPPAPHGTESRAALWTLKEAATKLTGEGLRAGVRRVGFRYREATRGPTVAQTSYTPGVFTAHRLPGGYVCAVGLDRGPEAGEQAEEMTERSAYVMHLTRPIQEHRTPDPGGPLAEADDAVAPERPELDEEENDPHIWLSVN, encoded by the coding sequence ATGACCGCGGCGGCCGACTTGCCCGGGCCACCCGACGCGCCGCGCTTCGGGGGCGTCACGGCGCCCCGGCCCCGCAGCTCCCTCGTCCTCGCCTACGACCTCCACACCCCAGGGGCCGAGGCGGCTGCCCGGGCGGTGCTGCCCCGGCTCTCCGCCGACGACCGGGAACGGGTCGCCCGGCTGCGCCGCCCCGGCGACCGCACCCGCGCCGTGCTGGCCCGCTGGCTCGCGCTACGGGGCGCCGCCCGGCTCCTCGGCACCCCGTGGACCGGCCTCCGGCTCGCCCGCGACCCCCGAGGCCGGCCGTATGTCGTGGGGCGGCCGCGGCTGTCGCTGAGCCTTGCGCACAGTGGGCGGTACGCGGTGGCTGCCGTGGTCCACGGCGGGCGGGTCGGCGTCGACGTGGAGGAGGTCTCCCGGGTGGCCGCTCTGCCCGACAGCGCCTACCTCACCCCGGCCGAGATCTCCGCCCTCCCTCCGGCGCCGCACGGCACCGAGTCCAGGGCGGCGCTCTGGACGCTGAAGGAGGCCGCGACGAAGCTCACCGGCGAGGGCCTGCGGGCGGGCGTGAGACGCGTGGGCTTCCGCTACCGGGAGGCGACGAGGGGGCCGACGGTCGCGCAGACCTCGTACACCCCCGGCGTGTTCACCGCGCACCGGCTCCCCGGTGGCTATGTCTGCGCGGTGGGGCTGGACCGGGGACCGGAGGCGGGGGAGCAGGCGGAGGAGATGACAGAGAGGAGTGCATACGTCATGCATCTGACCCGGCCCATCCAGGAGCACCGCACCCCGGACCCCGGTGGCCCGCTCGCCGAGGCGGACGACGCCGTGGCGCCGGAACGCCCCGAACTGGACGAGGAAGAGAACGATCCCCACATCTGGCTGAGCGTCAACTGA
- a CDS encoding ketosynthase chain-length factor — MTASVVVTGLGITAPNGLGTKDYWSATRVGKSGIGPLTRFDAAPYPAKLAGEIAGFAAEEHLPSRLMPQTDQVTRLSLVAADWALADAGVRPADLPAFDMGVITASSAGGFEFSQHELKSLWSKGGEYVSAYQSFAWFYAVNTGQISIRNGMKGPSGVVVTDQAGGLDAVAQARRQIRKGTSLVVAGAVDALLCSWGWVGLHTSGRLSTADDPGRAYLPFDERAAGHVPGEGGALLILEAADAARARGARVYGEIAGYAATFDGREPGLRKAIELALADADLAPSDVDVVFADAAAEPELDRIEAQTIVAVFGHRGVPVTAPKTMTGRLYAGAAALDLATAFLALREGLIPPTVHTDPADRHGLDLVGAQARPAALRTALVLARGHGGFNSVMVVRS; from the coding sequence ATGACGGCCTCCGTGGTGGTGACCGGCCTGGGGATCACCGCCCCCAACGGGCTCGGCACGAAGGACTACTGGAGCGCGACCCGCGTCGGCAAGAGCGGCATCGGCCCGCTCACGCGCTTCGACGCGGCACCGTACCCGGCGAAGCTCGCCGGCGAGATAGCCGGCTTCGCCGCCGAGGAGCACCTGCCCAGCCGGCTCATGCCGCAGACCGATCAGGTCACCCGGCTCTCCCTGGTCGCCGCGGACTGGGCGCTCGCGGACGCCGGGGTACGCCCCGCCGACCTGCCGGCCTTCGACATGGGCGTCATCACCGCGAGTTCCGCGGGCGGCTTCGAGTTCAGCCAGCACGAGCTGAAGAGCCTGTGGAGCAAGGGCGGCGAGTACGTCAGCGCGTACCAGTCCTTCGCCTGGTTCTACGCCGTCAACACCGGCCAGATCTCCATCCGCAACGGCATGAAGGGCCCCAGCGGCGTCGTCGTCACCGACCAGGCCGGCGGCCTCGACGCGGTGGCGCAGGCCCGGCGGCAGATCCGCAAGGGCACCTCGTTAGTGGTCGCGGGAGCCGTCGACGCCCTGCTGTGCTCCTGGGGCTGGGTCGGACTGCACACCAGCGGCCGGCTCAGCACGGCCGACGATCCCGGCCGCGCCTATCTGCCCTTCGACGAGCGGGCCGCCGGTCATGTCCCGGGCGAGGGCGGCGCGTTGCTCATCCTGGAGGCGGCCGACGCCGCCCGCGCCCGCGGGGCCCGGGTGTACGGCGAGATCGCCGGGTACGCCGCCACCTTCGACGGCCGCGAACCGGGCCTGCGCAAGGCGATCGAACTGGCCCTGGCGGACGCCGACCTGGCGCCCTCCGACGTGGACGTCGTCTTCGCCGACGCCGCCGCCGAGCCCGAACTCGACCGGATCGAGGCGCAGACGATCGTCGCGGTCTTCGGTCACCGGGGCGTCCCGGTCACCGCCCCGAAGACCATGACAGGACGCCTGTACGCCGGCGCCGCCGCCCTGGACCTCGCCACCGCCTTCCTCGCGCTGCGGGAGGGCCTGATCCCGCCGACCGTCCATACCGACCCCGCCGACCGCCACGGTCTCGACCTCGTCGGCGCCCAGGCCCGCCCCGCCGCACTGCGCACGGCCCTCGTCCTGGCCCGTGGCCACGGCGGCTTCAACTCGGTGATGGTCGTCCGCTCCTGA
- a CDS encoding ferredoxin, producing MRLEKDHDRCIGAGQCVRTDPRIFDQDDDGLVKVLIERPRGADEAAAHKAVFICPAKALSLAED from the coding sequence ATGCGACTGGAGAAGGACCACGACCGCTGCATCGGCGCGGGGCAGTGCGTACGGACCGATCCGAGGATCTTCGACCAGGACGACGACGGGCTGGTCAAGGTCCTGATCGAGCGGCCGCGGGGCGCCGACGAGGCCGCCGCCCACAAGGCGGTCTTCATCTGCCCGGCCAAAGCCCTGTCCCTCGCGGAGGACTGA
- a CDS encoding cytochrome P450 — protein sequence MTNTDIDETSELVSFPIQRTCPFAIPPVYTKFREEAPVSQVVLPDGGKAWLVTKYEDVRAVMSNPKLSSDRRKKEFPVVVPGQNAALAKHAPFMIILDGAEHSAARRPVISEFSVRRVAAMKPRIQEIVDHFIDEMLKLPRPVDLNQVFSLPVPSLVVSEILGMPYEGHEYFMELAEVLLRRTTDEQGRIDISVQLRAYMDKLVEEKIANPGDDLLSRQIELQRRNGGIDRPQLASLCLLVLLAGHETTANMINLGVFSMLTRPELLAQIKADPANTPKAVDELLRFYTIPDFGAHRLAMDDVEIGGVLIRKGEAVIASTFAANRDPAVFDDPEELDFSRDSRHHVAFGYGPHQCLGQNLGRVELQVVFDTLLRRLPDLRLAVPAEELNFKSDALVYGLYELPVTW from the coding sequence ATGACGAACACCGATATCGACGAGACCAGTGAACTCGTCAGCTTTCCCATTCAGCGCACGTGCCCTTTCGCCATTCCGCCGGTCTACACGAAATTCCGGGAGGAGGCGCCGGTCAGTCAGGTGGTCCTCCCGGACGGCGGAAAGGCCTGGCTGGTCACCAAGTACGAGGACGTGCGGGCCGTGATGTCGAACCCCAAGCTCAGCTCGGACCGCCGTAAGAAGGAGTTCCCGGTCGTGGTCCCCGGGCAGAACGCGGCCCTCGCCAAGCACGCCCCCTTCATGATCATCCTCGACGGTGCGGAGCACTCGGCGGCCCGGCGGCCCGTCATCAGCGAGTTCTCGGTCCGCCGCGTCGCCGCCATGAAGCCGCGCATCCAGGAGATCGTCGACCACTTCATCGACGAGATGCTGAAGCTGCCCCGGCCCGTCGACCTCAACCAGGTCTTCTCCCTGCCCGTGCCCTCGCTGGTGGTCTCCGAGATCCTCGGTATGCCCTACGAGGGACACGAGTACTTCATGGAGCTGGCCGAAGTCCTGCTCCGCCGCACCACCGACGAACAGGGCCGCATCGACATCTCCGTCCAACTGCGCGCGTACATGGACAAGCTCGTCGAGGAGAAGATCGCCAACCCCGGCGACGACCTGCTCAGCCGCCAGATCGAGCTCCAGCGGCGGAACGGCGGCATCGACCGGCCCCAACTCGCCAGCCTGTGCCTGCTGGTTCTGCTGGCCGGCCACGAGACCACCGCCAACATGATCAACCTCGGTGTCTTCTCGATGCTGACCAGGCCGGAACTGCTCGCCCAGATCAAGGCGGACCCGGCGAACACCCCCAAGGCCGTCGACGAACTCCTGCGCTTCTACACGATCCCGGACTTCGGCGCGCACCGGCTGGCGATGGACGACGTCGAGATCGGCGGCGTCCTCATACGCAAGGGCGAGGCCGTCATCGCCTCCACCTTCGCCGCCAACCGTGACCCCGCCGTCTTCGACGACCCGGAGGAGCTGGACTTCTCCCGCGACTCCCGGCACCACGTGGCCTTCGGCTACGGCCCCCACCAATGCCTGGGCCAGAACCTCGGCCGCGTCGAGCTCCAGGTCGTCTTCGACACGCTGCTGCGCAGGCTGCCCGACCTCCGGCTCGCCGTGCCCGCCGAGGAGCTGAACTTCAAGAGCGACGCCCTCGTCTACGGCCTCTACGAACTGCCCGTGACCTGGTGA